A portion of the Pseudopipra pipra isolate bDixPip1 chromosome 1, bDixPip1.hap1, whole genome shotgun sequence genome contains these proteins:
- the MKX gene encoding homeobox protein Mohawk isoform X3 translates to MASLNAGVNEWHRAAAAPRVPNESLSRDQRDTNGSPQPPSPGDAPVQTVDCPAVHCRPLGCPWPDSYRPSTHRPSTPRCPGGPRALAGAAGVPSPAVTPPWDGERRSRQSHSESPHLGDGGQHDGGPQPPTMNTIVFSKLSGQVLFEEDAKERERSGRPYVGVVEGPHHAEVLLPDSPSIKESLSLRNRRTGARQSGGKVRHKRQALQDMARPLKQWLYKHRDNPYPTKTEKILLALGSQMTLVQVSNWFANARRRLKNTVRQPDLSWALRIKLYNKYVQGNAERLSVSSDDSCSEDGENPPRNHMNEGGYNKPVHHAVIKTESSVIKTGVRPETSANEDYVSPPKYKSSLLNRYLNDSLRHVMATNAAMMEKTRQRNHSGSFSSNEFEEELVSPSSSETEGNFVYRTDFFFLFSENLENGPTKCES, encoded by the exons ATGGCTTCATTAAACGCCGGAGTTAATGAATGGCACAGGGCTGCGGCTGCTCCCCGAGTCCCCAACGAGAGTCTCTCCCGCGACCAGCGTGACACTAACGGGAGTCCTCAGCCGCCTTCCCCGGGAGACGCCCCCGTACAGACGGTGGACTGCCCAGCCGTGCACTGCCGTCCCCTCGGATGCCCCTGGCCGGACTCCTACCGCCCCTCGACGCACCGCCCCTCGACGCCGCGCTGCCCGGGCGGGCCCCGTGCCcttgctggggctgctggggtcCCTTCGCCGGCGGTGACTCCCCCCTGGGATGGGGAGCGGCGGTCCCGACAGT CGCACAGCGAGTCCCCGCACCTCGGAGACGGCGGCCAGCACGACGGcggcccccagccccccaccATGAACACCATCGTCTTCAGCAAGCTCAGCGGCCAGGTGCTTTTCGAGGAGGACGCCAaggagcgggagcggagcggccggCCCTACGTGGGGGTGGTGGAGGGCCCACACCACGCCGAGGTGCTGCTCCCCGACAGCCCGTCCATCAAGGAGAGCCTCAGCCTGCGCAACCGGCGGACAGG GGCGCGGCAGAGCGGCGGGAAGGTGCGGCACAAGCGGCAGGCGCTGCAGGACATGGCGCGGCCACTCAAGCAGTGGCTCTACAAGCACCGCGACAACCCATACCCCACCAAGACCGAGAAGATTCTGCTGGCCCTCGGCTCCCAGATGACCCTGGTGCAG GTATCAAACTGGTTTGCCAATGCAAGACGTCGCCTGAAGAACACTGTCAGGCAACCAGACCTTAGCTGGGCTTTACGAATAAAACTGTACAACAAATATGTTCAAGGAAATGCTGAACGACTCAGCGTGAGCAGCGATGACTCATGCTCTGAAG aTGGAGAAAATCCTCCAAGAAACCATATGAATGAAGGGGGATATAACAAACCAGTTCATCACGCTGTGATTAAAACTGAAAGTTCAGTAATAAAAACAGGAGTGAGACCAGAAACAAGTGCCAATGAGGATTACGTGTCACCTCCCAAATACAAAAGCAGCTTATTGAATCGTTACCTAAATGACTCACTGAGACATGTCATGGCTACTAATGCAGCTATGATGGAAAAAACAAGGCAAAGGAATCACTCCGGCTCATTTAGTTCCAATGAATTTGAGGAAGAACTGGTGTCTCCATCATCATCAGAGACAGAAGGCAATTTTGTCTATCGGACAg
- the MKX gene encoding homeobox protein Mohawk isoform X5: protein MASLNAGVNEWHRAAAAPRVPNESLSRDQRDTNGSPQPPSPGDAPVQTVDCPAVHCRPLGCPWPDSYRPSTHRPSTPRCPGGPRALAGAAGVPSPAVTPPWDGERRSRQSHSESPHLGDGGQHDGGPQPPTMNTIVFSKLSGQVLFEEDAKERERSGRPYVGVVEGPHHAEVLLPDSPSIKESLSLRNRRTGARQSGGKVRHKRQALQDMARPLKQWLYKHRDNPYPTKTEKILLALGSQMTLVQVSNWFANARRRLKNTVRQPDLSWALRIKLYNKYVQGNAERLSVSSDDSCSEDGENPPRNHMNEGGYNKPVHHAVIKTESSVIKTGVRPETSANEDYVSPPKYKSSLLNRYLNDSLRHVMATNAAMMEKTRQRNHSGSFSSNEFEEELVSPSSSETEGNFVYRTGSGFGDASHFVM, encoded by the exons ATGGCTTCATTAAACGCCGGAGTTAATGAATGGCACAGGGCTGCGGCTGCTCCCCGAGTCCCCAACGAGAGTCTCTCCCGCGACCAGCGTGACACTAACGGGAGTCCTCAGCCGCCTTCCCCGGGAGACGCCCCCGTACAGACGGTGGACTGCCCAGCCGTGCACTGCCGTCCCCTCGGATGCCCCTGGCCGGACTCCTACCGCCCCTCGACGCACCGCCCCTCGACGCCGCGCTGCCCGGGCGGGCCCCGTGCCcttgctggggctgctggggtcCCTTCGCCGGCGGTGACTCCCCCCTGGGATGGGGAGCGGCGGTCCCGACAGT CGCACAGCGAGTCCCCGCACCTCGGAGACGGCGGCCAGCACGACGGcggcccccagccccccaccATGAACACCATCGTCTTCAGCAAGCTCAGCGGCCAGGTGCTTTTCGAGGAGGACGCCAaggagcgggagcggagcggccggCCCTACGTGGGGGTGGTGGAGGGCCCACACCACGCCGAGGTGCTGCTCCCCGACAGCCCGTCCATCAAGGAGAGCCTCAGCCTGCGCAACCGGCGGACAGG GGCGCGGCAGAGCGGCGGGAAGGTGCGGCACAAGCGGCAGGCGCTGCAGGACATGGCGCGGCCACTCAAGCAGTGGCTCTACAAGCACCGCGACAACCCATACCCCACCAAGACCGAGAAGATTCTGCTGGCCCTCGGCTCCCAGATGACCCTGGTGCAG GTATCAAACTGGTTTGCCAATGCAAGACGTCGCCTGAAGAACACTGTCAGGCAACCAGACCTTAGCTGGGCTTTACGAATAAAACTGTACAACAAATATGTTCAAGGAAATGCTGAACGACTCAGCGTGAGCAGCGATGACTCATGCTCTGAAG aTGGAGAAAATCCTCCAAGAAACCATATGAATGAAGGGGGATATAACAAACCAGTTCATCACGCTGTGATTAAAACTGAAAGTTCAGTAATAAAAACAGGAGTGAGACCAGAAACAAGTGCCAATGAGGATTACGTGTCACCTCCCAAATACAAAAGCAGCTTATTGAATCGTTACCTAAATGACTCACTGAGACATGTCATGGCTACTAATGCAGCTATGATGGAAAAAACAAGGCAAAGGAATCACTCCGGCTCATTTAGTTCCAATGAATTTGAGGAAGAACTGGTGTCTCCATCATCATCAGAGACAGAAGGCAATTTTGTCTATCGGACAg
- the MKX gene encoding homeobox protein Mohawk isoform X4, translating into MNTIVFSKLSGQVLFEEDAKERERSGRPYVGVVEGPHHAEVLLPDSPSIKESLSLRNRRTGARQSGGKVRHKRQALQDMARPLKQWLYKHRDNPYPTKTEKILLALGSQMTLVQVSNWFANARRRLKNTVRQPDLSWALRIKLYNKYVQGNAERLSVSSDDSCSEDGENPPRNHMNEGGYNKPVHHAVIKTESSVIKTGVRPETSANEDYVSPPKYKSSLLNRYLNDSLRHVMATNAAMMEKTRQRNHSGSFSSNEFEEELVSPSSSETEGNFVYRTENLENGPTKCES; encoded by the exons ATGAACACCATCGTCTTCAGCAAGCTCAGCGGCCAGGTGCTTTTCGAGGAGGACGCCAaggagcgggagcggagcggccggCCCTACGTGGGGGTGGTGGAGGGCCCACACCACGCCGAGGTGCTGCTCCCCGACAGCCCGTCCATCAAGGAGAGCCTCAGCCTGCGCAACCGGCGGACAGG GGCGCGGCAGAGCGGCGGGAAGGTGCGGCACAAGCGGCAGGCGCTGCAGGACATGGCGCGGCCACTCAAGCAGTGGCTCTACAAGCACCGCGACAACCCATACCCCACCAAGACCGAGAAGATTCTGCTGGCCCTCGGCTCCCAGATGACCCTGGTGCAG GTATCAAACTGGTTTGCCAATGCAAGACGTCGCCTGAAGAACACTGTCAGGCAACCAGACCTTAGCTGGGCTTTACGAATAAAACTGTACAACAAATATGTTCAAGGAAATGCTGAACGACTCAGCGTGAGCAGCGATGACTCATGCTCTGAAG aTGGAGAAAATCCTCCAAGAAACCATATGAATGAAGGGGGATATAACAAACCAGTTCATCACGCTGTGATTAAAACTGAAAGTTCAGTAATAAAAACAGGAGTGAGACCAGAAACAAGTGCCAATGAGGATTACGTGTCACCTCCCAAATACAAAAGCAGCTTATTGAATCGTTACCTAAATGACTCACTGAGACATGTCATGGCTACTAATGCAGCTATGATGGAAAAAACAAGGCAAAGGAATCACTCCGGCTCATTTAGTTCCAATGAATTTGAGGAAGAACTGGTGTCTCCATCATCATCAGAGACAGAAGGCAATTTTGTCTATCGGACAg